The DNA window CGCCTTCTTTTCGTGCATAATAGCTTCACACGACCGTGGCATCCGATTTCGTCACCAATCCGAAACAGCGCGAGGCTATTGAGCACGTCGACGGCCCCATGCTGGTGCTGGCCGGCGCGGGCACGGGCAAGACCACGGTGCTGGTGGAACGCATTGCCTGGCTGATTGAGCAGGGGCACGCCCGGCCGGATGAAATCCTGGCGATTACTTTCACGGAGAATGCCGCTGCCGAACTGAAGACCCGGGTGGAACGGCGTCTGCATCGTCGCGCACCCATTGCCGCCGGGACGTTCCACGCTTACTGCTACTCCATCCTGCAGCGCAGCCGCCAGGACTTCTTTGTACTGACGCCGGAAGACGTGTACGTGTTTCTCCGGCAGAGAATCGGCCAGCTTGGGTTGGAGCGCTTCATACGGCCTGCCGACGTAGGCCAGTTTCTGGAAGACCTGCGCAACTTCTTTGATCGTTGCCATGAAGAGCTGATCGGGCCGGAAGATTTCCAGAAGTATGTGGACTCACTGCACCCCGGCCCGGGCCTGCCGCGCAACTGCCGTTCCAAGGACGTGGAGCAACTGGGCGACGAGGAGATTCTGGCGCGCTGGCGGGAGATCGCGCGCGTGTACACCAACTCGTTACGTCTGCTGCAGGAAGAAAACCTGGGCACATTCGGCATGATGATCAGCCGGGCGGTGGGGCTACTGCAATCGAATGCATCGCTGCTCGAAGAGGAGCGGCGGCGCGCCCGGTTCATCCTGATTGACGAGTTTCAAGACTGCAATTCCAGCAACGTTACGCTGGCGGAGCTGCTGGGTGGCGAGCCGCAGAATATTTTTGCCGTCGGCGACCCCGACCAGGCCATCTACCGCTTTCGCGGGGCGTCCAGCGCGGCGTTTGAAGAATTTCAGCGGCGCTTTCCCCAGACCCGGAGCGTCATCCTGGATGAGAACCAGCGCTCGCGCGGCAACGTTCTGAGCGTGGCTTACTCCGCCATCCATCCCAATCCGGCGGTTCGTCCGCTGGGAGCGAATGTGCGCTTTGAGCGCAAGGTGCTGGAATCCGGGCGCGACCGCCGCGAAAGGGAACAGGGCCGCCTGGTGTTTGATGAACCGGTGGAAGTAGTGCTCGGCCCGTCCGACGCTCACGAAGCGGCGGACATCGCCGAGGAAATCGCCCAACTGCACGCGGGCAAACGCGACAAGGAACAGCTTAGCCTGGCCGTGCTGTACCGTTCGCACGTGAACCGCGCCAAGATCATCGAAGAGCTGGCCAGCCGGGAGATTCCGTTCATCGTGAAGGGAATCGGCGTACTTGAGACGCCGGTGGCGCGTGATTTGATGGCGGTGGTCCGGGCGGTGACTAATGACCGCGATGCCGACAGCGTGTTCCGCGTATGCGCCTTGCCGCAATTTGCGGTCTCGCCCGACGAACTGCGGGCCAAGCTGGCCGCCGCCCCTCGCGACAAGACTTTCAAGAGCGTGCTGCAGGAGATGGAATCGGGCAGGCGGGTGCTGGCTGCGCTGCAGGCGGCGCGGGAGTTCGTTGGATCGCAGGAACTCAACGCCGCGGGCGCGTTCGAATACCTGGCGCAACAATTTGGCTTCCCCAAAGGCGATCCGGCAGTCAAGGCCCTGCAGCGCTTCGCCAACGACTGGGTGAACAAGCCGTTCGTCCGCAGCAAGTCGCTGAACCACTTTCTGGAATATATGGACCTGTTCCAGCAAGGCGGGGGCGTGATCCAGTTGCTGAGCGAAGATGAACTGGCGCAGGCGGAAGAAGAAAATCCTGACGCGGTACGCCTGATGACCGTGCATGCCGCCAAGGGCCTGGAGTTCACGCACGTCTGGCTGTTGCGCGTGATCTCTCCGGGCTTTCCCGTCAACTACAAGGAACCGTTGTTTGAATTTCCTCCGGCGCTGCGCAGCTCCATTGTTCTGGGCGACAGCAAAGAAGTGAACGAGCAGGAAGAGCGCCGCCTGTTCTACGTGGCGATTACCCGAGCGCGCGACCGTCTGGCGATCCATTCCCGGCACGGTCGAGGGAAAGACACCTCGCCGCCGGGATTTCTGCGCCCGATGCTGCAAGCGCGATCGCTCACGGCGCTGCGGAGCCGCGATGCCCGCCGGCCCCCACAGGAAACGCCGCGCGCTCGCTGGGAAATTTCCCCGGCCACGGCTTGGATGCTTTTGCCACCGGCCTTCAAGGCGGAAGAAATGTCACTGAGCGCCAACGCTGTGGGCAGCTACTCCACCTGTCCCCTGAAGTTCAAGCTGGAGCGCGATTGGAAAATCCCAGGGGAAGCCGCGGTGAACATGCAGTACGGCAGCGCCATCCACACCGTGCTGCGGCAATATTATGATCCAGCGCCGCATGCTCCGCAGATGTCGGTAGAGGACGTGCTG is part of the Terriglobia bacterium genome and encodes:
- a CDS encoding ATP-dependent helicase, translated to MASDFVTNPKQREAIEHVDGPMLVLAGAGTGKTTVLVERIAWLIEQGHARPDEILAITFTENAAAELKTRVERRLHRRAPIAAGTFHAYCYSILQRSRQDFFVLTPEDVYVFLRQRIGQLGLERFIRPADVGQFLEDLRNFFDRCHEELIGPEDFQKYVDSLHPGPGLPRNCRSKDVEQLGDEEILARWREIARVYTNSLRLLQEENLGTFGMMISRAVGLLQSNASLLEEERRRARFILIDEFQDCNSSNVTLAELLGGEPQNIFAVGDPDQAIYRFRGASSAAFEEFQRRFPQTRSVILDENQRSRGNVLSVAYSAIHPNPAVRPLGANVRFERKVLESGRDRREREQGRLVFDEPVEVVLGPSDAHEAADIAEEIAQLHAGKRDKEQLSLAVLYRSHVNRAKIIEELASREIPFIVKGIGVLETPVARDLMAVVRAVTNDRDADSVFRVCALPQFAVSPDELRAKLAAAPRDKTFKSVLQEMESGRRVLAALQAAREFVGSQELNAAGAFEYLAQQFGFPKGDPAVKALQRFANDWVNKPFVRSKSLNHFLEYMDLFQQGGGVIQLLSEDELAQAEEENPDAVRLMTVHAAKGLEFTHVWLLRVISPGFPVNYKEPLFEFPPALRSSIVLGDSKEVNEQEERRLFYVAITRARDRLAIHSRHGRGKDTSPPGFLRPMLQARSLTALRSRDARRPPQETPRARWEISPATAWMLLPPAFKAEEMSLSANAVGSYSTCPLKFKLERDWKIPGEAAVNMQYGSAIHTVLRQYYDPAPHAPQMSVEDVLASFKKEFDKAVVGDPVQRELYEKLGQEQLRTLLASRPKGSVDVIAAEEKFEFMLGRQKVVGRMDRVDRVEGNTVRVIDYKTGSPKNRRFADESLQLSVYAMGARALGYTPKELVLLNLQGNEEVVTTRTPAALQKAQDKIQDVAEGIAQGKFDPTPGQHCIWCDYWKLCPATEQRVFIPAETLTAERETMTAGVKG